From the Mycobacterium sp. MS1601 genome, one window contains:
- a CDS encoding helix-turn-helix domain-containing protein produces the protein MHKASQPPLSNAAAAEAITEKTGVSISAAYLWQLRNGMKTNPTVTHLRAIAQFFGVAPSYLVDPGIDPDIDAQLNLLEAMRDAGVRDLAMRASGLTPQALNSLAAMVDHARQLEQLPPVQTPGE, from the coding sequence ATGCACAAAGCCTCACAGCCGCCGCTGTCCAACGCAGCCGCCGCCGAGGCCATCACCGAAAAGACCGGCGTCTCCATCAGCGCGGCCTACCTCTGGCAGCTGCGCAACGGGATGAAGACCAACCCCACCGTCACCCACCTGCGCGCAATCGCCCAGTTCTTCGGCGTCGCACCGTCATACCTGGTCGACCCCGGTATCGACCCCGACATCGACGCCCAGCTCAACCTGCTCGAAGCGATGCGCGACGCCGGCGTCCGCGACCTCGCCATGCGCGCCTCCGGACTCACCCCGCAGGCCCTCAACAGCCTGGCCGCTATGGTCGACCATGCGCGGCAACTCGAACAGCTTCCGCCAGTGCAGACACCCGGGGAATAG
- a CDS encoding DUF5131 family protein yields MGARSKIEWTTSTWPVVTGCTPISDGCTNCYAARHANRFAGTKAWPNGFDVTLWPDRLDQPLRWRAPRKVFVCSTGDLFHAEVPDDYIARVWAVMASSGAHTFQVLTKRHARMRALLNNPSFWEDVNSHWLDLAGTGPGRKQYPPDLRRRFLPNVWLGVSVESQYWADRRIPALLDTPAAIRYLSLEPLLELVKLSAALRKWTPPEEHPAWDGTRLNVREVLHWVIVGGESGPGARPMHPDWARSLRDECLTGEIAFFFKQFGEYLPVPIADDEEFAFGRAYDSPAGGRRSPAVRIPAPGSSTLRGAQMRLLEPGERTTNTVLLDRDTIAVRVGKQRAGRVLDGRTWDQYPDAVTETVTRGGTSPVREPVTVQEESR; encoded by the coding sequence ATGGGGGCCCGAAGCAAGATCGAGTGGACCACCTCGACATGGCCAGTGGTCACGGGATGCACTCCAATTTCCGACGGATGTACCAACTGCTACGCCGCGCGGCACGCGAATCGTTTCGCGGGAACAAAGGCCTGGCCCAACGGATTTGATGTCACGCTCTGGCCGGACCGGCTCGATCAGCCCCTGCGATGGCGGGCCCCCAGGAAGGTGTTCGTCTGCTCCACCGGCGACCTGTTCCACGCTGAGGTGCCCGATGACTACATCGCCCGCGTGTGGGCGGTCATGGCCTCATCCGGTGCCCATACCTTTCAGGTCCTGACCAAGCGGCACGCCAGAATGCGTGCGCTGCTGAACAACCCGTCGTTCTGGGAAGACGTGAACTCCCACTGGCTGGACCTGGCGGGTACCGGGCCGGGGCGCAAGCAGTACCCGCCGGACCTTCGCCGGCGGTTCCTACCCAACGTGTGGCTCGGCGTCAGCGTGGAAAGCCAGTACTGGGCCGACCGGCGCATCCCCGCCCTGCTGGACACCCCGGCCGCCATCCGCTATCTCTCGCTGGAGCCCTTGCTTGAGCTGGTCAAGCTCAGCGCGGCGCTGCGCAAATGGACTCCGCCAGAGGAACATCCCGCGTGGGACGGCACACGACTCAACGTGCGGGAAGTCCTGCACTGGGTCATCGTCGGCGGCGAATCCGGGCCCGGCGCGCGGCCCATGCACCCGGACTGGGCGCGCAGCCTGCGCGATGAGTGCCTCACCGGTGAGATCGCGTTCTTCTTCAAGCAGTTCGGTGAGTACTTGCCGGTCCCCATCGCCGATGACGAGGAGTTCGCGTTCGGACGTGCCTACGACAGTCCGGCCGGTGGGCGCAGGTCTCCGGCGGTCCGCATCCCCGCACCGGGCAGCTCGACCTTGCGCGGCGCGCAGATGCGGCTGCTGGAGCCCGGCGAGCGCACCACCAACACCGTGCTGCTCGACCGCGACACCATCGCGGTCCGGGTGGGCAAGCAACGCGCCGGCCGGGTGCTCGACGGGCGGACCTGGGATCAGTACCCGGACGCAGTGACGGAAACAGTCACCCGCGGCGGTACTTCACCGGTAAGAGAGCCAGTCACCGTGCAGGAGGAATCGAGATGA
- a CDS encoding DUF4031 domain-containing protein, with product MTVYVDNARIPARVGRHATTWSHLFADTQDELHAFAARLGLRRSWFQDPVKIGKPFKARPGSRAAENWHYDVTESKRAQAVRLGAVEVSWRDAVAIINARYQAGQGAESEMEKQA from the coding sequence GTGACCGTCTATGTCGACAACGCGCGGATCCCGGCGCGCGTCGGGCGCCACGCCACGACGTGGTCGCATCTGTTCGCCGACACCCAGGACGAGCTTCACGCCTTCGCGGCACGTCTGGGATTGCGGCGCAGCTGGTTTCAGGATCCGGTGAAGATCGGTAAGCCGTTCAAGGCGCGCCCGGGGAGCCGGGCGGCGGAGAACTGGCACTACGACGTCACCGAATCCAAGCGCGCTCAAGCGGTCAGGCTGGGGGCGGTGGAGGTGAGCTGGCGTGACGCGGTCGCGATCATCAACGCCCGCTACCAGGCCGGTCAGGGCGCCGAGTCGGAAATGGAGAAGCAGGCATGA
- a CDS encoding alpha/beta fold hydrolase translates to MKARQGRDVHVTTDDGVVLAVRETGRRDAAHTVVFLHGLCLSQVCWARQVDSLVSRYGSAVRILSYDHRGHGRSGQAPMSTYRIERLAEDLAQVLAVCEVSGPVTLVGHSMGGMTALGYLGLDAGRRPVDPVGLVLVATAAGKLRQRGMGRLLGTPATAALVGVAGVAPEQAVRAMAAPLCATLSRWRRGASAAALAAVAADALAAVSVATAVGFLPALRDYDQYPMLSSIRARTVVLSGGADPLTPAVHARDLAAAIPGAEHVHIPGAGHMLPQEAAQLVHEAIRRAAGIDGSFEDLGVDAVSGARPVAQVAALAGVAS, encoded by the coding sequence GTGAAGGCGCGTCAGGGACGCGACGTTCATGTCACGACCGACGACGGTGTGGTTCTGGCCGTGCGCGAGACGGGTCGCCGGGACGCTGCGCACACCGTGGTGTTCCTACACGGGCTGTGCCTGTCGCAGGTGTGCTGGGCGCGCCAGGTCGACTCTCTGGTGAGCCGGTACGGGTCTGCGGTGCGGATCCTGAGCTACGACCATCGCGGTCATGGCCGGTCCGGTCAGGCGCCGATGAGCACCTACCGCATTGAGCGGCTGGCCGAGGACCTGGCCCAGGTGCTGGCGGTGTGCGAGGTCAGTGGTCCGGTGACACTGGTGGGCCACAGCATGGGCGGTATGACCGCCCTGGGCTATCTCGGGTTGGATGCCGGCAGGCGGCCGGTCGATCCGGTGGGTCTGGTGCTGGTGGCCACCGCGGCGGGCAAGCTGCGGCAGCGGGGCATGGGTCGGCTACTGGGAACGCCGGCGACCGCGGCGCTGGTCGGTGTCGCCGGTGTGGCGCCGGAGCAGGCGGTCAGGGCGATGGCCGCTCCGCTGTGTGCGACGTTGAGCCGTTGGCGGCGTGGAGCGTCGGCTGCGGCGCTGGCCGCGGTGGCCGCCGACGCTCTGGCGGCTGTCTCGGTGGCCACGGCGGTCGGGTTCCTGCCGGCGCTGCGGGACTACGACCAATATCCGATGCTGTCGAGCATCCGGGCGCGCACGGTGGTGCTCAGCGGTGGCGCTGACCCGTTGACCCCGGCGGTGCATGCCCGGGACCTGGCGGCGGCGATCCCGGGCGCTGAGCACGTGCACATCCCCGGGGCGGGGCACATGCTCCCGCAGGAGGCCGCGCAGCTCGTTCATGAGGCGATCCGGCGAGCCGCCGGTATCGACGGCTCTTTCGAGGACCTCGGTGTTGATGCGGTCAGCGGTGCGCGGCCCGTCGCGCAGGTGGCCGCGCTGGCGGGGGTGGCGTCGTGA